In Deltaproteobacteria bacterium, a single genomic region encodes these proteins:
- a CDS encoding thiolase family protein, whose protein sequence is MSKEIAIVAAARTPIGAFQGALASLSAPRLGAVAIQAAIQRAGIKPEQVEQVFMGCVLQGGVGQAPARQAALYAGLPEKTPCVTVNKVCGSGLESIIEAARVILTGDAEIVVAGGMESMSNAPYFSHAIRGGARMGNIELKDLMIHDGLWDPYNDMHMGNCGEKCAADFGFSRAAQDEYAMESTRRAQKAQAEGAFKAEIAPVSVPQKKGDPLVVSEDEGPKSAKPDKIPGLKPAFKKDGTITAANASSINDGAAAVVLTTVERAKKDGLPILARLTGWGVAARNPVEFTIAPADAMKNALNKAKLTPKDIDLYEINEAFAVVTMANNKLLELDASKVNVRGGAVVLGHPIGASGCRLVVTLVHAMKDMDKKRGLASLCIGGGEGIAAILER, encoded by the coding sequence ATGTCGAAGGAGATCGCCATCGTCGCCGCCGCCCGGACGCCCATCGGTGCGTTCCAGGGTGCCCTCGCCAGCCTCTCTGCCCCGCGCCTCGGGGCCGTGGCCATCCAGGCGGCGATCCAGCGCGCGGGCATCAAGCCCGAGCAGGTGGAGCAGGTGTTCATGGGCTGCGTGCTCCAGGGCGGCGTCGGTCAGGCTCCGGCCCGCCAGGCGGCGCTCTACGCCGGCCTCCCCGAGAAGACCCCGTGCGTGACCGTGAACAAGGTCTGCGGCTCGGGCCTCGAGTCGATCATCGAGGCGGCCCGGGTGATCCTCACGGGCGACGCGGAGATCGTGGTCGCCGGCGGCATGGAGAGCATGTCCAACGCGCCGTACTTCTCGCACGCCATCCGCGGCGGTGCGCGCATGGGCAACATCGAGCTCAAGGATCTGATGATCCACGACGGCCTCTGGGATCCGTACAACGACATGCACATGGGCAACTGCGGCGAGAAGTGCGCCGCGGACTTCGGCTTCAGCCGCGCGGCGCAGGACGAGTACGCGATGGAGTCGACCCGGCGCGCGCAGAAGGCCCAGGCCGAGGGCGCGTTCAAGGCCGAGATCGCGCCGGTGAGCGTGCCGCAGAAGAAGGGCGACCCGCTCGTCGTCAGCGAGGACGAGGGCCCCAAGAGCGCCAAGCCCGACAAGATCCCCGGCCTCAAGCCGGCCTTCAAGAAGGACGGCACCATCACCGCCGCCAACGCCTCGAGCATCAACGACGGCGCGGCTGCCGTCGTCCTCACCACCGTCGAGCGCGCCAAGAAGGACGGCCTGCCCATCCTCGCCCGCCTCACGGGCTGGGGCGTGGCCGCGCGCAACCCGGTGGAGTTCACCATCGCGCCGGCCGACGCGATGAAGAACGCGCTCAACAAGGCCAAGCTCACCCCGAAGGACATCGATCTCTACGAGATCAACGAGGCCTTCGCCGTGGTGACCATGGCCAACAACAAGCTCCTCGAGCTCGACGCCAGCAAGGTCAACGTCCGCGGCGGCGCGGTCGTCCTCGGCCACCCCATCGGCGCCTCGGGCTGCCGGCTCGTGGTCACGCTCGTCCACGCCATGAAGGACATGGACAAGAAGCGCGGACTGGCGTCGCTGTGCATCGGCGGCGGTGAGGGCATCGCGGCCATCCTCGAGCGGTAA
- a CDS encoding D-lysine 5,6-aminomutase subunit alpha codes for MSGLFIDDSEIDRAKQLAHEITEDLFKHIQRHSSVSIERTVTRLLGITGVGPQGAPLCNLLVDKLHDAKVLHRGAAYWLGRALRMGAASPLEAVERLTAMPSDALAKLTTDAAEDKAIHDEMRAETRSALDELKARIDQRNTLRLELGTAPAPHKYVIVATGNIYDDVEQARAAAQAGADVIAVIRSTAQSLLDYVPHGATTEGYGGTYATQENFRIMREALDDESKKRKRYIQLTNYSSGLCMPEIAFMAAHERLDMLLNDAMYGILFRDINMRRTFCDQYFSRRICSMAGIIINTGEDNYITTADAFDAGHTVIASQFINREFAMRAGLGEWQLGLGHSYEIDPARPDTFLLELAQAMLVRRCFPNAPCKYMPPTKHSSGDIFFTHAYDVMADIVAMWTHQGIQLLGMMTEAMHNPYLMDRYVALKCANYVYRAFDGIDQEFTINPNGKIANRARQVFREAMSLLEETRRDGMVATIGMGKYGDVKRTETGGKGLSGVFEKGHDYFNPFLDLLEKTPTPEPIRTDRLKRA; via the coding sequence ATGTCTGGGCTCTTCATCGACGACTCGGAGATCGACCGCGCCAAGCAGCTGGCGCACGAGATCACCGAAGACCTCTTCAAGCACATCCAGCGGCACTCGTCCGTGAGCATCGAGCGCACGGTGACGCGCCTGCTCGGAATCACGGGCGTCGGGCCGCAAGGCGCGCCGCTCTGCAACCTGCTCGTGGACAAGCTCCACGACGCCAAGGTGCTCCATCGCGGCGCCGCCTATTGGCTCGGCCGCGCGCTGCGCATGGGCGCCGCGAGCCCGCTGGAGGCCGTGGAGCGACTGACCGCGATGCCGTCGGACGCGCTCGCGAAGCTGACGACGGACGCCGCCGAGGACAAGGCCATCCACGACGAGATGCGCGCCGAGACGCGCTCTGCGCTCGACGAGCTCAAGGCGCGCATCGATCAGCGCAACACGCTCCGGCTCGAGCTGGGCACGGCGCCCGCGCCGCACAAGTACGTCATCGTCGCCACCGGCAACATCTACGACGACGTGGAGCAGGCGAGGGCGGCTGCGCAGGCCGGCGCCGACGTCATCGCGGTGATCCGCTCGACCGCGCAGTCGCTGCTCGACTACGTGCCCCACGGCGCCACGACCGAAGGCTACGGCGGCACCTACGCGACGCAGGAGAACTTCCGGATCATGCGCGAGGCGCTCGACGACGAGTCGAAGAAGCGCAAGCGCTACATCCAGCTCACCAACTACAGCTCCGGCTTGTGCATGCCGGAGATCGCCTTCATGGCGGCGCACGAGCGGCTGGACATGCTGCTCAACGACGCGATGTACGGAATCTTGTTCCGCGACATCAACATGCGGCGCACGTTCTGCGATCAGTACTTCTCGCGCCGCATCTGCAGCATGGCCGGCATCATCATCAACACCGGCGAGGACAACTACATCACCACCGCCGATGCCTTCGACGCCGGCCACACGGTGATCGCCTCGCAGTTCATCAACCGCGAGTTCGCCATGCGCGCCGGCCTCGGCGAGTGGCAGCTCGGCCTCGGCCACTCGTACGAGATCGATCCCGCGCGACCGGACACGTTCTTGCTCGAGCTCGCCCAGGCCATGCTCGTGCGGCGCTGCTTCCCGAACGCGCCGTGCAAGTACATGCCGCCCACCAAGCACAGCTCGGGCGACATCTTCTTCACCCACGCGTACGACGTCATGGCGGACATCGTGGCCATGTGGACCCACCAGGGCATCCAGCTGCTCGGCATGATGACCGAGGCGATGCACAACCCGTATCTGATGGACCGCTACGTCGCGCTGAAGTGCGCCAACTACGTGTACCGCGCGTTCGACGGCATCGATCAGGAATTCACCATCAACCCGAACGGCAAGATCGCCAACCGGGCGCGCCAGGTCTTCCGGGAGGCGATGAGCCTGCTCGAGGAGACCCGTCGCGACGGCATGGTCGCCACCATCGGCATGGGCAAGTACGGCGACGTGAAGCGCACCGAGACCGGCGGCAAGGGACTCAGCGGCGTCTTCGAGAAGGGCCACGACTACTTCAACCCCTTCCTCGACCTGCTCGAGAAGACACCCACGCCCGAGCCCATCCGCACCGACCGGCTCAAGCGCGCTTAG
- a CDS encoding alpha/beta fold hydrolase: protein MTEPSRSEIFFLPAALPLECDELLLAPMVAFETYGEKRPDAAVLLLHGVTQSHCAASGEPAGPDLPYSPDGWFANAVGPGKPLDTGTFWVISCGLLGSPWGSSSPSSPHPELGTPYGIEFPPVTATDMARAAGGLCRSLGVTRLAGVVGHGFGGMVGLRLASLFPDLVASVAALGTTASLPDALRRKLASVRQQLDADRAFKHGMYSAQQAPEAAMQRVRLGLLRELYPRDYLARIHGDLFAAERALESEAQEFSWVFDANCYAALCDAHARTDLYESLGRIKARTLILTSSTDVLAPPERARDTYHRLTASGVQARYYELQSDAGHRAYELEAAKVGQVIRDFLGR from the coding sequence GTGACCGAGCCCAGTCGATCGGAAATCTTCTTCCTGCCCGCGGCGCTGCCGTTGGAGTGCGACGAGCTGCTCCTCGCGCCCATGGTGGCGTTCGAGACCTACGGCGAGAAGCGGCCCGACGCGGCGGTGCTGCTGCTGCACGGCGTGACGCAGTCGCACTGCGCGGCCAGCGGCGAGCCCGCAGGTCCGGACCTGCCCTACTCGCCCGACGGCTGGTTCGCGAACGCCGTCGGTCCGGGCAAGCCGCTGGATACGGGCACCTTCTGGGTCATCTCCTGCGGCTTGCTGGGCAGCCCCTGGGGCAGCTCGAGTCCGTCGTCGCCGCACCCCGAGCTGGGCACGCCCTACGGCATCGAGTTTCCACCCGTGACCGCCACCGACATGGCCCGGGCCGCAGGTGGGCTTTGCCGCAGCCTGGGCGTGACGCGGCTCGCGGGCGTGGTGGGCCACGGCTTTGGCGGGATGGTGGGGCTGCGGCTGGCGTCGCTGTTTCCGGACCTGGTGGCGAGCGTGGCCGCGCTGGGAACCACGGCGTCGTTGCCCGATGCGCTGCGCCGCAAGCTCGCCTCGGTTCGCCAGCAGCTCGACGCCGATCGCGCCTTCAAGCACGGCATGTACAGCGCCCAGCAGGCTCCCGAGGCCGCGATGCAGCGGGTGCGGCTCGGCCTCTTGCGCGAGCTCTACCCGCGCGACTACCTGGCGCGCATCCATGGCGATCTCTTTGCGGCGGAGCGGGCGTTGGAGTCGGAGGCTCAGGAGTTCTCCTGGGTCTTCGACGCGAACTGCTACGCCGCGCTCTGCGACGCGCACGCGCGCACGGATTTGTACGAGTCGCTGGGCCGCATCAAGGCCCGGACGCTGATCCTCACGTCGTCGACGGACGTGCTGGCGCCGCCCGAGCGCGCGCGCGATACGTACCACCGGCTCACCGCGTCGGGCGTGCAGGCGCGCTACTACGAGCTCCAGAGCGACGCCGGACACCGCGCCTACGAGCTCGAAGCCGCCAAGGTCGGCCAGGTGATCCGCGACTTCTTGGGTCGCTAG
- the msrB gene encoding peptide-methionine (R)-S-oxide reductase MsrB, which yields MQANRHAILLVLALGAGACRAETATAKPEVAVAHFSAPYAKHTEAELKQVLTPLQFEVTQHEATEPPFHNEFWDNHQAGIYVDVATGEPLFSSLDKFESGTGWPSFVRPIENGHVTEHRDVGFGMVRVEVRSQIGDSHLGHVFPDGPAPTGLRYCINSASLRFIPVAELQAQGYGQFAARFGSGEKAPEAKTDNACAIPKPGEAPGCEATLETAVLGGGRVDALRGVPGVLQVDSGTALGKPAVQVTFDPKLVTLAALVDKSASGGSRPSVLANDGFQRAR from the coding sequence ATGCAGGCGAACAGACATGCGATTCTGTTGGTGTTGGCCCTGGGAGCTGGCGCCTGTCGCGCCGAGACCGCAACTGCGAAACCGGAGGTCGCCGTGGCCCACTTTTCTGCGCCGTACGCGAAGCACACCGAAGCTGAGCTCAAGCAAGTCCTGACGCCGCTGCAGTTCGAGGTGACCCAGCACGAGGCCACCGAGCCGCCCTTCCACAACGAGTTCTGGGACAACCACCAGGCCGGCATCTACGTGGACGTGGCCACCGGCGAGCCGCTCTTCAGCTCGCTCGACAAGTTCGAGTCGGGCACGGGCTGGCCGAGCTTCGTGCGGCCCATCGAGAACGGGCACGTCACCGAGCACCGCGACGTGGGCTTCGGCATGGTCCGCGTGGAAGTGCGCTCGCAGATCGGCGACTCGCACCTGGGCCACGTGTTCCCCGACGGGCCTGCGCCCACGGGCCTGCGCTACTGCATCAACTCGGCGTCGCTGCGGTTCATCCCCGTGGCCGAGCTGCAGGCCCAGGGCTACGGGCAGTTCGCGGCGCGCTTCGGCAGCGGCGAGAAGGCTCCCGAGGCCAAGACGGACAACGCCTGCGCCATCCCCAAGCCCGGCGAGGCGCCCGGCTGCGAGGCGACCTTGGAGACGGCGGTGCTCGGCGGCGGTCGCGTGGATGCGCTGCGCGGCGTGCCCGGTGTGCTCCAGGTCGACTCGGGCACGGCGCTCGGCAAGCCAGCGGTCCAGGTCACGTTCGACCCGAAGCTCGTCACGCTGGCCGCGCTCGTGGACAAGAGCGCCAGCGGCGGCTCGCGGCCGTCCGTGCTGGCGAACGACGGCTTCCAGCGGGCGCGCTGA
- a CDS encoding L-erythro-3,5-diaminohexanoate dehydrogenase has translation MNQEPGTRNQELTSDPFGLRRVVNPNGVLPQRAESIDPNLALGPDELLIDVESLNVDAASFRQIEKAEHGDEAKIAAHIQAIVQRRGKMHNPVTGSGGMLIGRVAEIGPAHPAREKLQVGDRIATLVSLSLTPLRLEKILAVHPKIDRVDVKAQAILFASGIYAKLPTDLPDTLSLAALDVCGAPALVARHVKPGATVLILGAGKSGALCAAQAKKSGAAKVLALDISGPAIERLKKDGLIDAGAPVDATKAIDAMQALEKLNDGKLADMVVNVASVPETEMAAILCARDGGSVIFFSMATSFTAAALGAEGLGKDLTMYVGNGYVPGHADLCLDLVRSVPAIRKLFEERYAT, from the coding sequence ATGAACCAGGAACCAGGAACCAGGAACCAGGAACTGACGAGCGATCCTTTCGGCCTGCGCCGAGTGGTGAATCCCAACGGCGTGCTCCCGCAGCGCGCCGAGTCCATCGATCCCAACCTGGCGCTCGGTCCGGACGAGCTGTTGATTGATGTGGAATCGCTGAACGTGGACGCCGCGTCGTTCCGCCAGATCGAAAAGGCCGAGCACGGCGACGAAGCGAAGATCGCTGCGCACATCCAGGCGATCGTTCAGCGGCGCGGCAAGATGCACAACCCGGTCACTGGCTCCGGCGGAATGCTCATCGGTCGCGTCGCGGAGATCGGTCCGGCGCATCCCGCGCGCGAGAAGCTCCAGGTCGGCGACCGAATCGCCACGCTGGTTTCGCTCTCGCTCACGCCGCTGCGCCTCGAGAAGATCCTCGCGGTGCATCCCAAGATCGATCGCGTCGACGTGAAGGCCCAGGCCATCCTGTTCGCGAGCGGCATCTACGCCAAGCTGCCAACCGATTTGCCGGACACGCTCAGCCTCGCCGCGCTCGATGTGTGCGGTGCGCCCGCGCTGGTCGCGCGGCACGTGAAGCCCGGAGCGACCGTGCTCATCCTCGGCGCGGGCAAGAGCGGCGCGCTCTGTGCCGCGCAGGCCAAGAAGAGCGGCGCCGCCAAGGTGCTCGCCCTCGACATCAGCGGCCCGGCCATCGAGCGCCTCAAGAAGGACGGCCTCATCGACGCGGGCGCTCCCGTCGACGCCACCAAGGCCATCGACGCCATGCAGGCGCTCGAGAAGCTCAACGACGGCAAGCTCGCCGACATGGTGGTGAACGTCGCCAGTGTGCCCGAGACGGAGATGGCCGCGATCCTCTGCGCGCGCGACGGCGGCTCGGTCATCTTCTTCTCCATGGCCACCAGCTTCACCGCGGCCGCGCTCGGCGCCGAAGGCCTCGGCAAGGACCTCACGATGTACGTGGGCAACGGCTACGTACCCGGCCACGCCGACCTGTGCCTCGACCTCGTCCGCAGCGTGCCCGCGATTCGCAAGCTCTTCGAGGAGCGCTACGCGACGTGA
- a CDS encoding BtrH N-terminal domain-containing protein, with the protein MRYVIPGFEHVPGVSCGPTSVRDVLAARGLNLTEAMVFGLGSGLGFYLFRSETGLSRSFVGRTLTMEHEVCELLGLSWVEHREPDAARAWQLVKARADSGVPVVLTTDIKFLPYYDTQTSYNGHRVVLAGHDLERDLAFVADTERPGLIDVALPDLARARGSEAFMAGHHDHSWFEIEGELPKDVASLVPEAVRRAGVRILEDPSGFGGVAALDDFARDLADWPKLHDFAKCAKEGFLAIEKRGTGGGCFRALFAQFLDEAQRLQPNLPLAPIAHAYRELAWQWGELATAMRLASQDGAWDGVPAHATGIAERERELAEKLAKLS; encoded by the coding sequence GTGCGCTACGTGATCCCCGGCTTCGAGCACGTGCCCGGCGTCTCGTGCGGTCCGACGAGCGTCCGCGACGTGCTCGCCGCGCGCGGCCTGAACCTCACCGAAGCCATGGTCTTCGGGCTCGGCTCCGGACTCGGCTTCTACTTGTTTCGAAGCGAGACCGGACTCTCGCGCAGCTTCGTGGGCCGCACCCTCACCATGGAGCACGAGGTCTGCGAGCTGCTCGGCCTTTCGTGGGTCGAGCACCGCGAGCCGGATGCCGCGCGTGCATGGCAGCTGGTGAAGGCGCGCGCCGATTCCGGCGTGCCCGTGGTGCTCACCACCGACATCAAGTTCCTGCCGTATTACGACACCCAGACCTCCTACAACGGCCACCGCGTGGTGCTCGCCGGCCATGACCTCGAACGCGACCTCGCCTTCGTCGCCGACACGGAGCGGCCCGGGCTGATCGACGTCGCGCTGCCGGATCTGGCGCGCGCGCGTGGCAGCGAAGCGTTCATGGCCGGCCACCACGATCACTCGTGGTTCGAGATCGAGGGCGAGCTCCCCAAGGACGTCGCCTCGCTCGTGCCCGAGGCCGTGCGACGCGCGGGCGTCCGCATCCTCGAAGATCCGAGCGGCTTCGGCGGCGTCGCCGCGCTCGACGACTTCGCCCGCGATCTTGCCGACTGGCCCAAGCTCCACGACTTCGCCAAGTGCGCCAAGGAAGGCTTCCTGGCCATCGAAAAGCGGGGCACGGGCGGCGGCTGCTTCCGCGCGCTCTTCGCCCAGTTCCTCGACGAGGCCCAGCGCCTGCAGCCCAATCTGCCCCTGGCGCCGATCGCGCATGCCTACCGCGAGCTGGCCTGGCAGTGGGGCGAGCTCGCCACGGCCATGCGCCTGGCCAGCCAGGACGGGGCCTGGGACGGCGTTCCGGCCCATGCCACGGGCATTGCCGAGCGGGAACGCGAGCTGGCCGAGAAGCTCGCGAAATTGTCCTGA
- a CDS encoding four helix bundle protein: protein MASYEDLMVWKDAMDFAEKAFRLTRRFPFEERFELASQLKRSAASVPSNIAEGQQRNSRGEFVYFLGVARGSLAEALTQIRLAGRLDYLESVEVVEMLEHGDRIGRMLNGLRSSLRPTTRN, encoded by the coding sequence ATGGCGAGTTATGAGGACTTGATGGTTTGGAAGGACGCGATGGACTTTGCCGAGAAGGCGTTTCGGCTCACTCGACGATTTCCGTTTGAGGAACGATTTGAGCTCGCGTCGCAGCTCAAGCGGTCGGCCGCTTCGGTGCCATCGAACATCGCAGAAGGCCAGCAGCGCAACTCTCGCGGTGAATTCGTCTACTTCCTGGGAGTCGCGAGAGGCTCGTTGGCCGAAGCCCTGACACAGATTCGACTTGCGGGCCGGCTCGACTACCTCGAGTCAGTCGAGGTCGTTGAAATGCTTGAGCACGGAGATCGCATCGGGCGGATGCTCAACGGCTTGCGATCGAGCTTGCGACCAACAACCAGGAACTAG